A genomic stretch from Planctomycetaceae bacterium includes:
- a CDS encoding ChbG/HpnK family deacetylase, producing MIINADDFGLCEGVNKAIFEAHSYGVLTSTTIMAGMPGFDEAVEMSKMLPGLGVGVHLNVVEGTPVSQDARVKILTGDDGKFKYSPSKLVVKAFFEKKILEAIEVELSAQIEKVIKSGIKPTHLDSHKHFHCFAQVYKIVCRLAEKYNIIAIRWPWEPATVCSHYWPQTTSKDKFRAFLVRNMANHCRNVDSRFIKTDIFFGLAHTGRIDNNFWSELAAVEYAGTAEVMTHPGYPEGLVNTRLVKERQVELRWLCGATRQLLKDANIELVNFGNIDGK from the coding sequence ATGATTATAAATGCAGATGATTTCGGGCTTTGCGAAGGTGTTAATAAGGCAATCTTCGAGGCTCATAGTTATGGTGTGCTCACAAGTACGACTATTATGGCTGGTATGCCGGGCTTTGATGAGGCGGTCGAAATGTCTAAAATGCTGCCGGGGCTTGGCGTTGGCGTGCATTTGAATGTAGTAGAGGGAACGCCGGTATCGCAGGATGCAAGGGTTAAGATTCTGACAGGCGATGACGGGAAATTTAAATACAGCCCCAGTAAACTGGTGGTGAAAGCGTTTTTCGAAAAAAAGATTCTTGAAGCGATTGAAGTTGAACTGTCCGCGCAAATCGAAAAAGTAATCAAAAGCGGAATCAAACCAACACATTTAGATTCGCACAAACATTTTCACTGCTTTGCGCAGGTGTATAAAATTGTCTGCCGACTGGCGGAAAAATATAACATTATCGCGATTCGCTGGCCGTGGGAGCCTGCGACGGTTTGCAGTCATTATTGGCCGCAGACGACGTCGAAAGACAAGTTTCGCGCGTTTCTGGTTCGCAATATGGCGAATCATTGCCGGAATGTCGATTCAAGATTTATCAAAACGGATATTTTTTTTGGGCTTGCTCATACGGGCAGAATCGATAATAATTTCTGGTCTGAACTTGCGGCAGTAGAATATGCAGGCACAGCGGAAGTAATGACTCATCCGGGTTATCCGGAAGGGCTGGTAAATACGCGGTTAGTTAAAGAGCGTCAGGTTGAGCTGCGATGGCTCTGCGGAGCGACAAGGCAACTGCTGAAAGACGCGAATATTGAACTTGTAAATTTTGGAAATATAGACGGAAAATAA